A stretch of Cryptosporangium aurantiacum DNA encodes these proteins:
- a CDS encoding CaiB/BaiF CoA transferase family protein, with the protein MSEFAGVPIRQPLAGVRVLDLTDGSGELCGRYLADLGADVVLLEPPGGAGARRKVPLHQGVSLYFAAYNANKRGITLDLRDDRDAFLRLVDAADLLIESGRPGELAAVGLGPDELRARNPRVIVVSITDFGQDGPYRDWVATDWTQLAMGGVLARNGLPGLPPLMPPGHLAGESAALQAAWAALVAYRNRLDTGVGDHVDAAVYEMTAQVVDPGYGIAGSATGGVPAPEMPRGRPDARHLYPIFPCADGYVRICLLAKRQWRGMFTWLGEPAEFADPKYDATHVRFRAAKQLYALIGDLFRDRSRDELVAEGQRHGVPIAALLSPGEVLHGDHFAVRGGFVDAEIAAGLSARMPTGPAELDGVHAGFRHRAPAPGEHTAAVLAEWQPRPTPEPAPVPGRRRPLAGLRVLDLGVIVVGAELGRLLADQGADVIKVENRAFPDGSRQSARGERLSVTFAWGHRNKRSLGLDLRSPEGANLFRRLATDADVILSNFKPGTLESLGLGYTDLKALNPRLIMADSSALGSTGPWAKRMGYGPLVRASVGLTELWRYPDVEGSFSDASTIYPDHIAARVGATAVLALLIERVRTGTGGTVSIAQAETTFTQFAPEFLRESLEPATFRALGNAGEWNAPYGVYPCLGEDEWCAITVRTDDDWQRLCGVLGRLDWAADPALATAAGRIAAREKLDAQLAEWTATLAPREVMALLQDAGVPAGAMQRLTEYPADPQLAARGFLRPVTHPFIGHEFLTEAGPARFEHVAEPELRPAPLAGQHTREIARELLGLDDARIEALLAAGVLEESEISEGEPS; encoded by the coding sequence ATGAGCGAGTTCGCCGGCGTACCCATCCGTCAGCCCCTAGCGGGTGTACGGGTTCTCGACCTGACCGACGGCTCCGGTGAGCTCTGCGGACGCTATCTCGCGGACCTCGGCGCGGATGTCGTCCTTCTCGAACCGCCGGGCGGTGCCGGCGCTCGCCGGAAGGTGCCGCTCCACCAGGGCGTGAGCCTCTACTTCGCGGCCTACAACGCCAACAAGCGCGGGATCACGCTCGACCTCCGTGACGACCGGGACGCCTTCCTCCGGTTGGTCGACGCGGCGGACCTGCTGATCGAGTCCGGTCGGCCGGGCGAGTTAGCTGCGGTCGGGCTGGGCCCCGACGAGCTGCGAGCCCGTAACCCCCGGGTGATCGTCGTCTCGATCACCGACTTCGGCCAGGACGGCCCGTACCGCGACTGGGTGGCCACCGACTGGACCCAGCTGGCGATGGGCGGTGTCCTGGCACGCAACGGGCTGCCCGGTCTGCCGCCGCTGATGCCGCCAGGGCACCTGGCGGGGGAGTCGGCCGCGCTGCAGGCGGCGTGGGCGGCGCTGGTCGCGTATCGGAACCGTCTCGACACCGGCGTCGGCGACCACGTCGACGCGGCGGTCTACGAGATGACCGCGCAGGTCGTCGACCCGGGTTACGGCATCGCCGGATCGGCCACCGGCGGGGTGCCGGCGCCGGAAATGCCCCGGGGGCGGCCGGACGCGCGCCATCTCTACCCGATCTTCCCGTGCGCGGACGGATACGTCCGGATCTGCCTGCTGGCCAAGCGGCAGTGGCGGGGGATGTTCACCTGGCTGGGAGAGCCGGCCGAGTTCGCCGACCCGAAGTACGACGCGACGCACGTCCGCTTCCGCGCGGCGAAGCAGCTGTACGCGCTGATCGGCGACCTCTTCCGTGACCGCTCGCGGGACGAACTGGTGGCCGAGGGGCAGCGCCACGGGGTGCCGATCGCGGCGCTGCTGAGCCCCGGAGAGGTCCTGCACGGCGACCATTTCGCCGTCCGCGGCGGGTTCGTCGACGCGGAGATCGCCGCTGGTCTGTCGGCTCGGATGCCGACCGGCCCGGCCGAGCTGGACGGCGTCCACGCCGGTTTCCGTCACCGCGCTCCGGCGCCCGGTGAGCACACCGCGGCCGTCCTGGCCGAGTGGCAGCCACGCCCGACTCCCGAGCCTGCCCCGGTTCCGGGCCGTCGCCGGCCACTGGCCGGGCTGCGGGTTCTGGACCTGGGTGTCATCGTCGTCGGCGCCGAACTCGGCCGGTTGCTCGCCGATCAGGGTGCGGACGTGATCAAGGTGGAGAACCGCGCGTTCCCTGACGGCAGCCGCCAGTCGGCCCGCGGCGAACGCCTCTCGGTGACGTTCGCCTGGGGACACCGCAACAAGCGCAGCCTCGGCCTCGACCTGCGCAGCCCGGAGGGTGCGAACCTGTTCCGCCGGCTGGCCACCGACGCGGACGTCATCCTGTCGAACTTCAAGCCGGGGACGCTCGAGTCGCTCGGTCTAGGGTACACGGACCTGAAGGCGCTCAACCCGCGGCTGATCATGGCCGACAGCAGCGCGCTCGGATCCACCGGACCGTGGGCGAAGCGGATGGGCTACGGCCCGCTCGTCCGCGCATCCGTCGGGCTGACCGAACTCTGGCGCTATCCCGACGTCGAAGGCAGCTTCAGCGACGCCAGCACCATCTACCCCGACCACATCGCCGCCCGGGTCGGCGCCACCGCGGTGCTGGCCCTGCTGATCGAGCGCGTGCGGACCGGTACCGGCGGCACGGTGAGCATCGCCCAGGCCGAGACGACGTTCACTCAGTTCGCACCCGAGTTCCTCCGCGAGTCGCTGGAACCGGCAACCTTCCGGGCGCTCGGCAACGCCGGCGAGTGGAACGCTCCCTACGGTGTCTACCCGTGCCTCGGTGAGGACGAGTGGTGCGCGATCACGGTCCGGACCGACGACGACTGGCAGCGGCTGTGCGGTGTCCTCGGCCGGCTCGACTGGGCCGCGGACCCGGCGCTGGCCACCGCGGCCGGCCGGATCGCCGCCAGGGAGAAGCTCGACGCGCAGCTGGCCGAGTGGACCGCCACCCTCGCTCCGCGCGAGGTCATGGCGTTACTTCAGGACGCCGGAGTGCCGGCGGGCGCGATGCAGCGGCTGACCGAATATCCGGCGGATCCCCAGCTCGCCGCACGCGGTTTCCTCCGGCCGGTGACCCATCCGTTCATCGGCCACGAATTCCTCACCGAGGCCGGTCCGGCGCGGTTCGAGCACGTCGCCGAGCCCGAACTCCGGCCCGCCCCGCTGGCCGGTCAGCACACCCGCGAGATCGCCCGCGAGCTCCTCGGCCTCGACGACGCCCGCATCGAGGCGTTGCTCGCGGCCGGGGTCCTCGAGGAGAGCGAGATTTCCGAAGGAGAGCCTTCATGA
- a CDS encoding Zn-ribbon domain-containing OB-fold protein, with the protein MAVGSVHRDAATAEFFDGTAAGHLLIRRCEDSGDLLAPQSRTCDACGSDRLAWTPANGTGSVVSWSVVHGRDGECTVVAIVELDEGPWLHTQLVDVDPDAITGGQRVTVAFERPEPDAEAVPVFRSAAPSRPSKT; encoded by the coding sequence ATGGCTGTCGGAAGCGTGCACCGCGACGCGGCGACTGCGGAGTTCTTCGACGGAACGGCCGCCGGCCACCTGCTGATCCGGCGTTGCGAGGACTCCGGGGACCTGTTGGCTCCGCAGTCCCGGACGTGTGACGCCTGCGGATCCGACCGGCTGGCCTGGACGCCGGCGAACGGAACCGGATCGGTGGTGAGCTGGTCGGTCGTGCACGGCCGCGACGGGGAGTGCACGGTCGTGGCGATCGTCGAGCTGGACGAGGGACCGTGGCTACACACCCAGCTCGTCGACGTCGACCCGGATGCGATCACCGGCGGACAGCGGGTCACCGTCGCCTTCGAACGCCCCGAGCCCGACGCCGAAGCCGTTCCGGTCTTTCGCAGCGCGGCCCCCTCCCGGCCGTCGAAGACTTAG
- a CDS encoding aldo/keto reductase — translation MRYRKLGRTGVEVSVQCLGAMMFGAIGNRDHDESERIIHRALDAGINFVDTADVYSRGESEQIVGKALRGRRDDVVLATKCFNPMGDDRNQRGGSRRWITRAIEDSLRRLGTDYIDLYQVHRHDWDTDLEETLGALTDLVRAGKVRYLGSSTFPADWIVEAQWAAHRRRSERFVCEQPQYSIFARSVEKAVLPATLRHGMGVIPWSPLAGGWLTGKYRRGADAPAGSRYAEGGAMARMRRHSLEDDPATPIRYEAVEALQKIADDAGLSLTHLSLAFVDAHPAVTSTIIGPKTKEQLDDVLGAAEVTLDAGVLDAIDEVVRPGTDIAGTAHMTGDPSLKPGNRRR, via the coding sequence ATGCGCTACCGCAAGCTCGGCCGCACCGGGGTCGAGGTCAGCGTGCAGTGCCTCGGCGCCATGATGTTCGGCGCCATCGGCAACCGCGACCACGACGAGTCGGAGCGGATCATTCACCGCGCGCTGGACGCCGGGATCAACTTCGTCGACACCGCCGACGTGTACTCCCGCGGCGAGAGCGAACAGATCGTCGGCAAGGCCCTCCGCGGCCGGCGCGACGACGTCGTGCTCGCCACCAAGTGCTTCAACCCCATGGGTGACGACCGCAACCAACGCGGCGGCTCCCGGCGCTGGATCACCCGGGCCATCGAGGACAGCCTGCGGCGGCTCGGCACCGACTACATCGACCTCTACCAGGTGCACCGCCACGACTGGGACACCGACCTGGAGGAGACACTCGGCGCGCTGACCGACCTCGTCCGCGCCGGGAAGGTCCGCTACCTCGGCTCCTCGACGTTTCCCGCGGACTGGATCGTCGAGGCGCAGTGGGCGGCGCACCGTCGACGCAGCGAGCGGTTCGTCTGTGAGCAGCCGCAGTACTCGATCTTCGCCCGCTCGGTGGAGAAGGCCGTGCTGCCGGCCACCCTGCGGCACGGGATGGGCGTCATTCCGTGGAGCCCGCTCGCGGGCGGATGGCTCACCGGAAAGTACCGGCGCGGAGCGGACGCACCGGCCGGTTCCCGGTATGCCGAGGGTGGCGCGATGGCCCGGATGCGTCGCCACAGCCTCGAAGACGATCCGGCCACACCGATCCGCTACGAAGCCGTCGAGGCGCTGCAGAAGATCGCCGACGACGCCGGGCTCTCCCTCACCCACCTGTCGCTGGCCTTCGTCGACGCCCACCCGGCGGTGACGTCGACGATCATCGGCCCGAAGACGAAGGAGCAACTCGACGACGTCCTCGGTGCCGCCGAGGTGACGCTGGACGCCGGCGTCCTGGACGCGATCGACGAGGTCGTGCGGCCCGGCACGGACATCGCCGGCACCGCCCACATGACCGGCGACCCCTCTCTCAAGCCCGGGAACCGACGACGCTAA
- a CDS encoding SDR family NAD(P)-dependent oxidoreductase, producing the protein MELEGVSAIVTGGAGGLGEATVRALANAGVGVVVADLAEDKGMVLADEVGDRVRFVRTDVTDEASVQEAIAAASELGPLRIAVSAHGGPVAASRLIGRDGTPYPLDTFRRTVEIYLTGTFNVLRLAAAAIAATEPLESGQRGVVVNTASIAAFEGQVGQTDYSAAKGGVVGLGLVAARDLAPLGVRVMTIAPGTFFTPAFRLPEEEAQERWGKAVPNPRRMGRPAEFGALVEHIARNDYLNGEVIRLDGAQRFGLK; encoded by the coding sequence ATGGAACTCGAGGGTGTATCGGCGATCGTCACCGGTGGAGCCGGTGGCCTGGGCGAGGCCACGGTCCGGGCGCTGGCGAACGCCGGTGTGGGTGTGGTCGTCGCCGACCTCGCCGAGGACAAGGGAATGGTGCTCGCCGACGAGGTGGGCGACCGGGTGCGGTTCGTCCGTACCGATGTAACCGACGAAGCGTCGGTACAGGAGGCGATCGCGGCCGCGTCCGAGCTCGGCCCGCTGCGGATCGCGGTGAGCGCGCACGGTGGCCCGGTGGCGGCGTCGCGCCTGATCGGCCGGGACGGCACGCCGTACCCCCTGGATACCTTCCGGCGCACGGTCGAGATCTACCTGACCGGTACGTTCAACGTCCTCCGGCTCGCTGCGGCCGCGATCGCCGCCACCGAGCCGCTGGAGTCCGGCCAGCGCGGCGTCGTCGTCAACACCGCGAGCATCGCCGCGTTCGAGGGACAGGTCGGGCAGACCGACTACTCGGCGGCCAAGGGCGGTGTCGTCGGGCTCGGCCTGGTCGCCGCCCGTGACCTCGCGCCGCTGGGCGTCCGGGTGATGACGATCGCTCCCGGTACGTTTTTCACGCCGGCCTTCCGGCTGCCCGAGGAAGAGGCTCAGGAGCGTTGGGGCAAGGCGGTTCCGAACCCCCGCCGAATGGGCCGTCCGGCCGAGTTCGGTGCCCTGGTCGAGCATATCGCTCGCAACGACTATCTCAACGGCGAGGTCATCCGGCTCGACGGCGCGCAGCGCTTCGGCCTGAAGTGA
- a CDS encoding DoxX family protein has protein sequence MNSVDAGVLLIRLIVGATLLMHAWNHWFGGGKIAGTAGWFESLGLRPGRMQAWASVATEIAAGLGLILGLLTPLACAAAIGPMLVAGITAHRKNGFFVFKDGWEYVLMIAVVAAAIALIGPGAASLDDALDIVARGPLGLAIAVVGGVGGAALLLAATWRPSR, from the coding sequence GTGAACTCGGTCGATGCCGGTGTCCTGCTGATTCGGCTGATCGTCGGTGCCACGCTGCTGATGCACGCGTGGAACCACTGGTTCGGCGGCGGGAAGATCGCCGGGACCGCCGGCTGGTTCGAGAGCCTGGGGTTACGCCCCGGCCGCATGCAGGCCTGGGCGAGCGTCGCCACCGAGATCGCCGCCGGGCTCGGCCTGATCCTCGGCTTGCTCACGCCGCTCGCATGCGCGGCCGCGATCGGGCCGATGCTCGTCGCCGGAATCACCGCGCATCGGAAGAACGGGTTCTTCGTCTTCAAGGACGGCTGGGAGTACGTGCTGATGATCGCGGTCGTCGCAGCGGCGATCGCGCTGATCGGCCCGGGCGCGGCGTCGCTCGACGACGCGCTGGACATCGTGGCTCGCGGGCCGTTGGGGCTGGCGATCGCAGTCGTCGGCGGCGTCGGCGGCGCCGCGCTGCTGCTGGCCGCCACGTGGCGACCGTCGCGATAG
- a CDS encoding Zn-ribbon domain-containing OB-fold protein encodes MTTATALPPEYVRIATDPATEPFWNAAKDERLVAPKCARCGHFRLPPTPFCPECRSTDVEWVELSGQATVFSFAVVHGFPGLPDITLVPVVVDLPDAPGARLVSNVIDVAPDDVYIGMPLHVTFGPISDGWKLPLFRSVPA; translated from the coding sequence GTGACCACCGCGACGGCGCTGCCGCCGGAGTACGTCCGGATCGCGACCGACCCGGCGACCGAACCGTTCTGGAACGCGGCCAAGGACGAGCGGCTGGTGGCCCCGAAGTGCGCCCGCTGCGGCCATTTCCGGTTGCCGCCGACCCCGTTCTGCCCGGAGTGCCGGTCGACCGACGTCGAGTGGGTGGAGCTGTCCGGCCAGGCGACCGTGTTCAGTTTCGCGGTCGTGCACGGGTTCCCCGGCCTGCCGGACATCACGCTGGTGCCGGTCGTCGTCGACCTGCCGGACGCGCCCGGTGCCCGGCTTGTCAGCAACGTCATCGACGTCGCGCCGGACGACGTCTACATCGGAATGCCGTTGCACGTGACGTTCGGGCCGATCTCCGACGGCTGGAAGTTGCCGTTGTTCCGCAGTGTCCCAGCCTGA
- a CDS encoding LysR family transcriptional regulator: MDIQQLRYFVAVAEERHFGRAAERLHLTASPLSRRIRELERELGADLFVRGYHTVELTAVATEFLPAARDVLERFDALRAFGSLAADAVPTRRIGATPLAPPGALDLVLDTLAAVRPAVDADLTLEPSQQLFGRLAAGRLDLAVVHLPVDVPGLDSLPIGRYRFAVAMRADDEFAGRDSVDIGELTRRQVLMISGKVHPAAVGNLRRFLIDAGITRIVDLPHDDAVQVAAHITRYRSLSLVLGDPRQPGARVFDGPEYAVVPLRDPGPLFEVGVAWPAERALRDPVLAEVLAELRRATLQRF, from the coding sequence ATGGATATCCAGCAGCTTCGCTACTTCGTCGCGGTCGCCGAGGAACGCCACTTCGGGCGAGCCGCCGAGCGGCTGCACCTGACGGCATCGCCGCTCTCCCGCCGGATCCGCGAACTCGAACGCGAGCTCGGCGCCGATCTGTTCGTCCGCGGCTACCACACGGTCGAGCTGACCGCCGTCGCCACGGAGTTCCTCCCGGCCGCCCGGGATGTCCTGGAGCGTTTCGACGCGCTTCGCGCGTTCGGCTCCCTGGCCGCCGACGCCGTCCCGACGCGTCGGATCGGCGCGACGCCGCTCGCACCGCCGGGCGCTCTCGACCTCGTGCTGGACACGCTGGCGGCGGTGCGTCCCGCGGTCGATGCCGATCTGACGCTCGAGCCGTCCCAGCAGCTCTTCGGGCGGCTCGCGGCGGGCAGACTCGACCTGGCCGTCGTGCATCTGCCGGTGGACGTGCCGGGGCTCGACTCGTTGCCGATCGGCCGGTACCGGTTCGCGGTCGCGATGCGCGCGGATGACGAGTTCGCGGGCCGGGACTCGGTGGACATCGGCGAGCTGACGCGGCGTCAGGTGTTGATGATCTCCGGCAAGGTCCACCCGGCGGCCGTGGGTAACCTCCGCCGGTTCCTGATCGACGCGGGCATCACCCGGATCGTTGATCTCCCGCACGACGACGCCGTGCAGGTCGCCGCGCACATCACCCGCTACCGGAGCCTGTCGTTGGTGCTCGGCGACCCGCGGCAGCCGGGTGCGCGGGTGTTCGACGGGCCGGAGTACGCGGTGGTCCCGCTCCGGGACCCCGGTCCGCTGTTCGAGGTAGGCGTAGCCTGGCCGGCCGAACGCGCCCTGCGTGACCCGGTGTTGGCGGAGGTGTTGGCGGAGCTCCGGAGGGCGACGCTGCAGCGGTTCTGA
- a CDS encoding thiolase C-terminal domain-containing protein produces the protein MTRTVPDVAIVGVGATPYYKRGTSWPQTSTEMAGKAILAACEDAGLSVADIDGFAYYSGAGAGYGETMDTATFMETLGIPEVTFSAALTSGGGGSAGSIGLARAAIVAGDATVVVTVMTLQQARQRLGSVFAAVPPTPLGSFLQPSGLSGPGHLMSVLARRHMHNYGTRREAFAEIAISQRLNAANRPTALKRDPITLDDYFNARMIAEPLCLFDFCLETDGAVAVVTTSLERARDLRQKPVPVIAAAHGGHKDWGRAFAWMGMPDDTFASSGHAAIADRLYQRAGVTPADIDVALLYDHFTPMVLMQLEDYGFCKKGEGGDFVESGAIRYDGGSLPVNTHGGQLSEAYIIGMTHIKEAVEQMRGEAVNQVAGAELALVTGGPAALPVSGLILGRDS, from the coding sequence ATGACCCGGACGGTTCCGGACGTCGCGATCGTCGGGGTCGGTGCCACGCCGTACTACAAGCGTGGGACCTCCTGGCCGCAGACGAGCACCGAGATGGCAGGCAAGGCGATCCTCGCCGCGTGCGAGGACGCCGGCCTCTCGGTCGCCGACATCGACGGCTTCGCCTACTACTCCGGCGCGGGCGCCGGCTACGGCGAGACGATGGACACCGCGACGTTCATGGAGACCCTCGGCATTCCCGAGGTGACATTCAGCGCCGCGCTGACCTCGGGCGGCGGTGGTTCCGCCGGTTCGATCGGTCTGGCCCGCGCGGCGATCGTCGCCGGCGACGCCACCGTGGTCGTCACCGTGATGACGCTGCAGCAGGCCCGCCAGCGGCTGGGCAGCGTCTTCGCCGCGGTTCCGCCGACGCCGCTGGGCTCGTTCCTCCAGCCGTCCGGACTGTCCGGCCCCGGTCATCTGATGTCGGTGCTGGCCCGCAGGCACATGCACAACTACGGCACCCGGCGGGAGGCGTTCGCCGAAATCGCGATCTCGCAGCGTCTCAACGCTGCCAACCGGCCGACGGCGCTCAAGCGCGATCCGATCACGCTGGACGACTACTTCAACGCGCGGATGATCGCCGAGCCGCTCTGCCTGTTCGACTTCTGCCTGGAGACCGACGGCGCGGTCGCGGTGGTCACCACCAGCCTGGAGCGTGCCCGCGATCTGCGGCAGAAGCCGGTGCCGGTGATCGCGGCTGCTCACGGCGGCCACAAGGACTGGGGCCGGGCGTTCGCGTGGATGGGAATGCCGGACGACACGTTCGCCTCCTCCGGGCACGCCGCGATCGCCGACCGGCTCTACCAGCGGGCGGGGGTGACCCCGGCCGACATCGACGTCGCCTTGCTCTACGACCACTTCACGCCGATGGTTCTCATGCAGCTGGAGGACTACGGGTTCTGCAAGAAGGGTGAGGGCGGCGACTTCGTGGAGAGCGGCGCGATCCGTTACGACGGTGGCTCGCTCCCGGTCAACACCCACGGTGGTCAGCTGTCCGAGGCGTACATCATCGGCATGACGCACATCAAGGAAGCCGTCGAGCAGATGCGCGGCGAGGCGGTCAACCAGGTCGCTGGAGCGGAGCTGGCGCTGGTCACCGGTGGGCCGGCGGCGCTGCCGGTCAGCGGCCTGATCCTGGGGAGGGACTCGTGA
- a CDS encoding crotonase/enoyl-CoA hydratase family protein produces the protein MTAVLVERRGHVLLATLNRPDARNAINLEVAELLGDALDEADRDPEIRAFVLTGAGDKAFCAGADLKALARGERLIPEGRAAWGFAGYVAHPVSVPTIAAVNGFALGGGTELALASDLVVAAETARFGLPEVKRGLIAAAGGVFRMPAQVPPKIAMELMLTGEPIDAPTAQRLGLVNRVVAADKVVDEALALADRIAANAPLAVQASKRIARGIRDGQVAAEEAAWAQNDAETAAILRSEDAAEGPRAFAEKRAPIWRAR, from the coding sequence ATGACCGCTGTACTGGTGGAGCGGAGGGGACACGTCCTCCTCGCTACGCTCAACCGGCCGGACGCCCGGAACGCCATCAACCTCGAGGTCGCCGAACTGCTCGGCGACGCGTTGGACGAAGCCGACCGCGACCCGGAGATCCGCGCGTTCGTGCTCACCGGTGCCGGGGACAAGGCGTTCTGCGCCGGGGCCGACCTCAAGGCCCTGGCTCGGGGCGAGCGGCTGATCCCCGAGGGCCGCGCCGCTTGGGGCTTCGCCGGCTACGTCGCCCATCCGGTGAGCGTCCCGACGATCGCCGCGGTGAACGGCTTCGCGCTCGGCGGCGGCACCGAGCTGGCGCTGGCCAGCGACCTGGTCGTCGCGGCCGAGACCGCCCGGTTCGGGCTGCCCGAGGTCAAGCGCGGCCTGATCGCCGCGGCCGGCGGTGTGTTCCGGATGCCCGCGCAGGTTCCGCCCAAAATCGCCATGGAACTCATGCTCACCGGCGAGCCGATCGACGCGCCGACCGCGCAGCGTCTCGGTCTGGTCAACCGGGTGGTCGCCGCCGACAAAGTCGTGGACGAGGCGCTGGCGCTGGCCGACCGGATCGCGGCCAACGCGCCACTGGCGGTTCAGGCCAGCAAGCGGATCGCCCGGGGCATCCGGGACGGACAGGTCGCGGCGGAGGAGGCGGCCTGGGCCCAGAACGACGCGGAAACGGCGGCGATCCTGCGGTCCGAGGACGCCGCCGAGGGGCCACGGGCGTTCGCCGAGAAGCGGGCCCCGATCTGGAGGGCACGATGA
- a CDS encoding thiolase family protein, with protein MSAGAAIAGLGITPMGKIYGRTAADFGAEAIRLAVADAGLALSDVDGLLTNAGLASDVSLGLQRDLGLLNLRLLSEIQAYGSSAGAMVQYASMAVAAGMADVVACVFADAPLKEKVGGGAAYAGRGTRLKGWRGLTAASGILGANPMYALAARRHMLTYGTTSEQLGAIAVAQREWAVRNPLAQMRTPITLEDHQASRMIADPFHLFDCCLVSNGGVAVIVTSAERAADLRQPAVSVLGWGQSHPGYPMARGSEFGLVSGAAQSGPAALKMAGVTLADIDVVELYDCYTFTVLISLEDYGFCAKGEGGEFVAGGALGPNGPLKVNTGGGQLSSYYMWGMTPLSEAIIQARGQGGDRQADRHDLVLVSGNGGVLDHHSTLILGA; from the coding sequence ATGAGCGCGGGCGCCGCGATCGCCGGTCTCGGCATCACCCCGATGGGCAAGATCTACGGGCGCACGGCCGCGGACTTCGGCGCCGAGGCGATTCGTCTCGCCGTCGCCGACGCCGGTCTGGCACTGTCCGACGTCGACGGTCTGCTGACCAATGCCGGGCTGGCCAGCGACGTCAGCCTGGGGCTTCAGCGCGATCTGGGCCTCCTCAACCTGCGGCTGCTGTCGGAGATCCAGGCGTACGGGTCCTCGGCAGGCGCCATGGTGCAGTACGCGTCGATGGCCGTCGCCGCAGGCATGGCCGACGTCGTCGCCTGCGTCTTCGCGGACGCCCCCCTCAAGGAGAAGGTCGGCGGAGGGGCCGCGTACGCCGGCCGCGGAACGCGGCTGAAGGGCTGGCGCGGGCTGACGGCGGCCAGCGGGATCCTCGGCGCCAACCCGATGTACGCGCTCGCCGCCCGGCGTCACATGCTGACCTACGGGACGACCAGCGAGCAGCTCGGCGCGATCGCGGTCGCGCAGCGGGAGTGGGCCGTGCGCAACCCGCTGGCTCAGATGCGGACGCCGATCACGCTGGAAGACCACCAGGCCTCCCGGATGATCGCCGACCCGTTCCACCTCTTCGACTGCTGCCTGGTCAGCAACGGCGGCGTCGCGGTGATCGTGACCTCGGCCGAGCGGGCCGCGGATCTGCGGCAGCCGGCCGTGAGCGTGCTCGGCTGGGGGCAGTCGCACCCCGGATACCCGATGGCTCGCGGCAGCGAGTTCGGCCTGGTCAGCGGCGCCGCCCAGTCGGGGCCGGCAGCGCTGAAGATGGCCGGGGTGACGCTCGCGGACATCGACGTGGTCGAGCTGTACGACTGCTACACGTTCACGGTGCTGATCTCGCTGGAGGACTACGGGTTCTGCGCGAAGGGCGAGGGCGGTGAGTTCGTGGCCGGCGGCGCGCTGGGCCCGAACGGGCCGCTGAAGGTGAACACCGGCGGGGGCCAGCTGTCCTCGTACTACATGTGGGGCATGACGCCGCTCTCGGAGGCGATCATCCAGGCCCGCGGCCAGGGCGGCGACCGACAGGCCGACCGGCACGACCTCGTGCTGGTGAGCGGCAACGGCGGCGTCCTCGACCATCACTCGACGCTGATTCTGGGAGCGTGA